The nucleotide sequence CAACaaaagggctgggctggggggatcAGCGTGAAGTGACACGCTGAGGAGCTGAGAAAGCCAATGAAGGCCTCATTGTTAAGCCTGTTTTCCACGCTCACAGCTTGCTTtgttcccccctcctccccctttcCTTTTAAACCAAGGctcacccagctgctgcaggtctgGCCACTGCTGCAaatgaggcagctgctggacctcccagcccctggaatGTCACCCACCCCAAAGGGCCTGGGAGCACCAGGTGAAAGTGTCACAAACCAGCCCCTggtggcagcccagcagcacctgcatcCTCCTCTCTGCCTGAGTGCCCACAaggagccagcctggggctTGGACACAAACCTTTGCTCGTCCTTGTGACAAATAATCAACCACCACCTGATGGATTCACCTTTTATTAAGCTGCCACCCAGAACAAAAGGAGGAGAGAGCAAAGCCTGCCCTGAGACTTTTACAATGCTGGCAATTCTGCATGCTTTCCCCACCAGGAAAGGGGGCTATTTCTCCACAAAAACCCCCTCAGAGGGTATTTTAAATAGAACTGAGAGTTAAAATGTCCAttattggagaaaaaaaaaatcaatagagCTCCTACCACTGTCAGAGCCCTGCTTTCATGCAGATGAGACAGGATGGACAAAGGCCACGCTGGGATCACCAGCTGGAAAGAGCTGCCcaggtgtggctgtgcaggTACCACATCCCACAGGGGGATGAACGTGGAGATGGGACCACCCCCACCTCAGATAACCCCAGCAGCCACAAGCACAAGCCCCTGGGCTCACAGGGActgggaggaggtgaggagcCAACACAcctgctgggctgccagctggaggaaaggtggggaaggaaggggtgactttagctaaaaaaaaaaaaaaaaaaatctgcttagGACCAAGCTGTTTGCAAGTGACTGTAGTTCAGGAggctctccctggggctgcccttaGTACAGTCTGGGCTCAGcacagaggagagctgggactgggctGAACTGGAGTGGAGGAGTTCAGCTTCCCCTGGGAATGGGGCACAGTGTCCCTCCAGCCATTTCAGCCAGGAGGACCTACCCATGGTGGGGAGGTAAAAGAGGGAAGGTGTGCTGGTGGGCAAGTGGGTGAGTGCATGGGGCTCCAGCTTCCAAAAGCACTGAGCCAGCCACAAGCCTGAGCTCAGACCCAGAGGGCTGCTCACAGGAGATGAAGTTCCTCCATGAAGCTGCCTCCATGTGCTGAGCTTCAGGACTGCAGCCCATTCCCTCCTGcccacctctccctgcccacccacCAGCTGCAAACCTACTGTGTGGCACTGACTTACCTGCACCTGGTGCCAGGGGACAACCCAGTAGTCCCCAGCCTTGCAAGGCTTGCTCACACACACTTTGCCTTTGACACTCTCAGCAAATGCAACCCAGCCCATGGAGCAAGagtcctgtgctggcagcagccacagccaaggCTCAGCAGGGTGGAAGGGCAGCAATGCAGCctttggggagcagggaggtgggagagcAAACCTACAGCTCACTGGGCTTCACAttggggtgggagcagggggcTCTTGCCAGTCCCAAATGTTTGAACCtacttgggaagaaaaagcaaacaaaaactaaCAATGTCATTCAGTGCCTGCAAAAAAGGAATCATTATTTCCCAACAGGATTTAGATgctcctgctgggggaagggagaggaacaGAAGAAATGAGTAAGAAGAACCTGACATCTCTGTTCTTAATTTATCACCATAGTAAGACTCGAGTGCCGGGCTGGGCAGGCGCTCCTAGATGGATCTCCTCCGCAGCCGGGGGTGCTGCCGGCAGCgggggctgctggaggacaAAGTGCTCCCCGGGGAAGAGCCGGTCTGACCCCGCGTGCTCAGGGACACCTCGTCGATTTTGTAGGAAATGGAGTTGTAGTACACAGGGTTGGTGTGGCAGCTCAGGGTCTCGGGGTGGGAGGGCGCAGGGCTGCCGCACACCTGGGGTCTGTAGCACAGGCAGGTGCAGAAGGACGGCACCTCGCCCGCCGAGACGGCCGACTGGCGCCGCTGCCTCTCCGCGTCCTCCTGCACCAGCGGGATCAGGTTCATCTGGCTCGTCCTGTcctctgcagggagaaaaatggCATTGCTGCTGCGGCTGTCCTCTTTGGGCTTGAGGTGGATGTTGTTGCGGGCTCTCCTCAGCGAGGCTCGCTCTTCGGCGTCGCGCCGCTCGTCCTCTGAGTTCATGGTCAGGAACCGCAGCACCACCAGGTTGAGGAAGGCGCCGATGACGGTCAGGCCCACCAGGATGTACATGAAGCTGAAAGCCACGTACGGGGGCTTCTTCTGCAAAGCCTCATTCTTCTGCAGAGCCACAAAGTCTCCAAAGCCAATAGTGGTCAAGGTTATGAAGCAGTAGTAGTAGGCGTGGAAGAAAGTCCAGCCCTCGAAATAAGAGAAGGCTGCGGCGCCAATGCACAGGGTGCCCATGCAGGACAGAAAGCCCACCAGGACCATGTTCTCAATGGACACATGGGTTGTCCTCATGCCCAGACACTTCTTGATCTTCTTGAGCAGTAGCCTCACAACAGTGTTCATGCGCTCCCCCAGGCTCTGGAACATGACCAGCGTCAGGGGGATGCCCAGGATGGCGTAGAACATGCAGAAGACTTTGCCAGcgtctgtgccaggagcagcgTGCCCATAAcctgggaaggacagggaagaggaaagacGGCGTCAGGCCCTCACTGGGGTTTCCAGCAGGGCTCCCCTGTGACCAAAAGGAGCTGTAGAAAAATGGGGGGAAGAATGGAACTCAATAACAAATCTGTAGGCAATGCTAATGGGGCCGTGGGATGCCCGTCCTTTGGGATGATGGCACATTCATGTAGGCAGAACCTCATTTGACCTCTAAAGGGAGAGGGTACCTTCCTGATAGCCCCCAGTGTCACAGAGGCCAAGAGGAGGCCTAAAGCTGGACTGGGGTCTGCAagcctcctgcagctcatgAGTAATTCAGAGGCCAGgatgctgtgccagtgccaggtgTGCAGGGTAACCTGAACCCCACAGCAAGGGGAAACAGAGGCTCTGCAAGATGCTGAGACCAACAGTGCCAGATCACCCTGTGGGGAGGAACACACCCAGCCAGGACCATCCACAACTGCCCTTGCAGGGGCATTGCCGCCTCCCCTGtcacct is from Serinus canaria isolate serCan28SL12 chromosome 20, serCan2020, whole genome shotgun sequence and encodes:
- the KCNK15 gene encoding potassium channel subfamily K member 15, whose protein sequence is MKRQNLRTAALILCIFSYLLVGAAVFDALESEAESGRKRLLEQKRGELRRKYRFSADDYRELERLVLQAEPHRAGRQWKFAGSFYFAITVITTIGYGHAAPGTDAGKVFCMFYAILGIPLTLVMFQSLGERMNTVVRLLLKKIKKCLGMRTTHVSIENMVLVGFLSCMGTLCIGAAAFSYFEGWTFFHAYYYCFITLTTIGFGDFVALQKNEALQKKPPYVAFSFMYILVGLTVIGAFLNLVVLRFLTMNSEDERRDAEERASLRRARNNIHLKPKEDSRSSNAIFLPAEDRTSQMNLIPLVQEDAERQRRQSAVSAGEVPSFCTCLCYRPQVCGSPAPSHPETLSCHTNPVYYNSISYKIDEVSLSTRGQTGSSPGSTLSSSSPRCRQHPRLRRRSI